CGGTGAACATCGCCATGGCCTCCGACCGCATCGCCCACTACGAGTGCGGCAACGGCGAGAACCCGCGCGGCTGGCACACCGGTTCGGGAACGACCCTGTGGTGGGCCGACGGGCACGGCGACCAGTACACGAACTGGTTCTGGCCCACCGTCGACTGGTACCGCCTCCCCGGCACCACCGTCTCCACCCGGCGGCTCGCCGACCGGGAGGGCGGCGAATGGGGCGCCCCGAAGCCCCCGGTCCGCTGGGTCGGCGGGACGACCGACGGCGAGTACGCGGCCGTCGGACAGCACCTCGCGGGCCTCGGCTCCACCCTCCGCGCCCACAAGTCGTGGTTCTGCGTCGCGGACGCCGTCATCTGCCTCGGGGCGGGGATCAGCTGCGCGGACGGGGTGCCGGTGGAGACGGTGGTCGACAACCGGAACCTGGGGGAGACCGCCGCCGCGGCACCCCAGGCCCTGCTACGGGGCCGACGCTGGGCACACCTGGCGGGCCACGGCGGCTGGGTCTTCCCTGAGGCGCGGACGGACGGCGCCCTGCGCACCCTCCGCGAGGACCGCACCGGCGCCTGGTCCGACATCAACACCGGCGGTACGACCGAACGCCGCACCCGGCGCTGGCAGACCCTCTGGCTGGACCACGGCACCGATCCGGTGAACGCCGGCTACGCCTATCTGCTCATGCCCGGGGCGTCCCGCCACGCCGTCGAGGCCCGTGCCGCCGACCCGCGCTGGTTGTCGATCTTCGCCAACGACAGCGCGTGCCAGGCCGTCCACGTCCCCTCGCTGGGACTGTTCTGCGCGAACTTCTGGCGGCCCGGTACGGTGGGCCCGCTGACCGCCTCCGCCGGGGCGAGCGTGCTGGTCCGCCGCCGGGGGAGGACCGCTACCCTCTGCGTGAGCGAACCACCGCGCACGGGCGAGCCGATGGAGATCACCTGGCACGGCCCGTTCCGCGGGGTGGGCCGGGCGGACGACACGGTCGAGGTGCTGGAGTCGACACCGGGACGCCTGCGGCTCCGCGTCACCCCCGGCACGGCCTGCGCCACCCACACCTGTGACCTGACTCTCGCCTGACCGGACCGACCCGCCTTTGTGAGACCCCTACAAGCCCCACACCCCCTGAGCAGTCGGTTCGACTGCATGCCGACGAGGTTCTGTTCAGGGGTACCAGGAAAACACGCCGGAGACTGTACGGAGTCGACGGACCGCTTTCCTCGCTCGGCTTCGTAAGGTCACTACATGACCGTTTTGGATGAGGCACCGGGTGAGCCGACGGACGCGCGCGGGCGAGTGGCCGAACTGCACGAGATCCGTGCCCAGGCGTTGGCCGGCCCCAGCGAGAAGGCGACCGAGGCGCAGCACGCCAAGGGCAAGCTGACCTCCCGGGAGCGCATCGAGCTGCTGCTGGACCCGGGCTCCTTCAACGAGGTCGAGCAGCTGCGCCGGCACCGGGCCACCGGCTTCGGTCTGGAGGCCAAGAAGCCGTACACCGACGGTGTCGTCACCGGCTGGGGCACGGTGGAGGGCCGTACGGTCTTCGTCTACGCCCATGACTTCCGCATCTTCGGCGGCGCCCTCGGCGAGGCCCACGCCACGAAGATCCACAAGATCATGGACATGGCCATCGCGGCCGGTGCCCCGCTGGTCTCGCTCAACGACGGCGCGGGCGCCCGTATCCAGGAGGGCGTCTCGGCGCTGGCCGGCTACGGCGGCATCTTCCAGCGCAACACCAGGGCCTCGGGCGTCATCCCGCAGATCTCGGTGATGCTCGGCCCCTGCGCGGGCGGCGCGGCCTACAGCCCCGCCCTCACCGACTTCGTCTTCATGGTCCGCGAGACCTCGCAGATGTTCATCACCGGACCGGACGTCGTCAAGGCGGTCACCGGCGAGGAGATCACCCAGAACGGCCTCGGCGGCGCGGACGTGCACGCCGAGACCAGCGGCGTCGCGCACTTCGCGTACGACGACGAGGAGACCTGCATCGCCGAGGTGCGCTACCTCCTGTCGATGCTCCCGCAGAACAACCGCGAGAACCCGCCGCGCGTCGAGGCCTCCGACGCCGCCGACCGCCGCAGCGACGTCCTCCTCGACCTGGTCCCGGCCGACGGCAACCGGCCGTACGACATGACCAAGGTCATCGAGGAGATCGTCGACGACGGCGACTACCTGGAGGTCCACGAGCGCTGGGCCCGCAACATCATCTGCGCCCTGGGCCGGCTCGACGGCCAGGTGGTCGGCATCGTCGCCAACCAGCCGCAGTCCCTCGCGGGCGTCCTCGACATCGAGGCCAGCGAGAAAGCCGCGCGCTTCGTGCAGATGTGCGACGCCTTCAACATCCCGATCGTCACTCTCCTGGACGTACCCGGCTTCCTCCCGGGCGTCGACCAGGAGCACGGTGGAATCATCCGCCACGGCGCGAAGCTGCTGTACGCCTACTGCAACGCGACCGTGCCCCGGATCTCCCTGATCCTGCGCAAGGCGTACGGAGGTGCCTACATCGTGATGGACAGCCAGTCCATCGGCGCGGACCTGACGTACGCGTGGCCGACCAACGAGATCGCCGTCATGGGCGCCGAAGGTGCCGCGAACGTCATCTTCCGGCGCCAGATCGCCGAGGCCGAGGACCCGGAGGCGATGCGGGTCCGGATGGTCAAGGAGTACAAGGCCGAGCTGATGCACCCGTACTACGCGGCCGAGCGTGGCCTCGTGGACGACGTGATCGACCCCGCGGACACCCGCGCGGTCCTCATCCGCTCCCTCGCGATGCTCCACACCAAGCACGCGGACCTGCCGTCCCGCAAGCACGGCAACCCGCCGCAGTAACCCGACGGTTCCTTCGCGGTACCCCTGCGGAAACCTCATCCACGGAGACTGAACCCATGAAGCTGCCTGATATTCGCGTCGAGAAGGGCCACGCCGAGCCGGAGGAAGTGGCCGCGATCACCGCGCTGCTGCTGGCCCGCGCGGCCGCGCAGCCGACCGAGACCCTGCCGGCCCACCGGGGCCGCCTCCGCGCGGGGTGGCGCCGCCTGGAGCGCGAGCCGGGGTTCCGGGCGCCGCACAGCTGGCGCTGAGCCTTGGCTCGAAAGGGCCCCTTTCCTTCAGGGAGGGGGCCCTTCGCGTGCGTCGTCGGGTGCGGGTCCGGTGGGGCTTCTCGCGCAGTTCCCCGCGCCCCTATGGAATGGCCGGAGGCCTTTCAGGGGCGCGGGGAACTGCGCGACCAGCCCCCACCCACCCGCACCCGACAACGAACAGGGACCCCTCCCGCAAAGGAAGGGGTCCCTGTTCATGACCTCGGTGGCTACCGGAGCCGTGCCATCAGCGCATGCTCCACAAGGGTGATCAGGGCCGACTTCGCGTCCGAGCGGTGGCGGGCGTCCGTCGTGATGATCGGGGTGTCCGGACCGATCTGCAGGGCCTCCCGGACTTCGTCCGGGTTGTACGGCTGCTGGCCGTCGAAGCCGTTGAGCGCGATGACGAACGGGAGCCCGCTGTTCTCGAAGTAGTCGACGGCCGGGAAACAGTCGGCGAGACGCCGGGTGTCGACCAGCACGATCGCGCCGATCGCGCCACGCACGAGGTCGTCCCACATGAACCAGAAGCGGTCCTGACCGGGGGTGCCGAACAGGTACAGGATCAGGTCCTGGTCGAGGGTGATGCGGCCGAAGTCCATGGCGACCGTGGTGGTCGTCTTGTCCCCGGTGTGGGTGAGGTCGTCGATGCCCGCGGACGCGGACGTCATGACGGCCTCGGTACGCAGCGGGTTGATCTCCGAGACGGCCCCGACGAACGTGGTCTTGCCCACGCCGAAGCCACCCGCCACCACGATCTTCGCCGAGGTGGTGGAGCGGGAAGGACCGCCGCTAGAGCTTGCGAAGTCCACTGAGCACCCTTTCGAGCAGTGTCACGTCTGGCTGGCCGCCGGCGTTCTCGTCGCCGCCGGGCTGATGGATGGCGACCAGGCCCGCCTCCGCCAAGTCGGCGACGAGGATCCTGGCCACGCCGAGGGGGATGGTCAGCAGCGCCGAGATCTCGGCGACCGACTTGATCTCTCGGCAGAGGTTGCAGATCCGCTGATGCTCGGGCAACTGGCCCTGCATCTGGTGCGGCTGCGCGGTGGTGTGCACCAGTGCCTCGATGGCGAGCTGGTAGCGCGGCCTGGTGCGGCCGCCCGTCATGGCGTACGGGCGCACCAGGGGGTTGTGTGCTGCCCCGGCGGGCGACGGCTCCGGGGTGCGGCGCTGCGGCTGCACGGGCTGGATGCGCGGCGCCGGCGGCTGGTCGTACGGCGAGGGGCCGGGGCCCTGCGGTGCGTACGGCTGCTGGCGGCTCGGTGCGGAGGGGAAGTTGTACCGGTTCTGGTCACCCTGGCCCGGCCCCTGGCCAGGGTAGGACCAGTTGCCCGACGATGAACCGCCTGGGGGTGTTGCCACGTTCTCTCCTCCTCCGACTGTGCTGGCATCCATGGCTCATTGGAAGCCGCGTCCCGAAACCTTACGGCCCCGGGACGTCAAAACGCACGGTCTGACTGTTAGTTGAGCAGGCTGCCCTGGAGCTCCGCACGAAGATCGGGCGTCAGGACCGTGCCGGCACGGTCCACCAGAAGGGCCATCTCGTACCCGATGAGGCCGATGTCGGCTTCCGGATGTGCGAGAACGGCGAGCGAGGAACCGTCGGAAATGGACATGATGAACAGGAATCCCCGCTCCATCTCCACAACCGTCTGATTGACGCTGCCACCTTCGAAAATGCGGGAGGCACCCGCGGTCAGAGAGGTCAGACCCGACGCGACGGCCGCCAGCTGGTCGGCACGGTCGCGGGGAAACCCTTCGGACATCGCCAGAAGGAGTCCGTCGGCGGAGACCACCACCGTGTGCGACACCCCGGGGGTGTTGTCCACGAAATTGGTGATCAACCAGTTCAGGTTCTGTGCCGCCTGGCTCATCGGGCTCACACTAACGCTCCTGGTTGTAGGTGCTGTCAGGACCGAAGCCCTGGCCGTTCGTTTCACTGCCTGCGTTGCGCCCACGCTGGACACCCCGGCGCAGGTTGCTCAGCCTGCCCCGGACGTCCTCGGGAGCGCGGGAGATCTGTGGACCTCCCTGCGGGGTCGTCTTGGCGGCTCCCTCGACCAGGTTGGCCTTGGGTACCCGCCGAGGCAGGCCGGAGGAGGTGACCCCGCCCGCCTTGGGCTTCTTCAGCTGGGAGGCCTGCTGCCAGCGCGCGTCGTTGTCCGAGCGCCAGTCGCCGTTCGGTCCCCCGGCCGTCGGCTGGTCCTGGGCCACTTCCTGCCGTCCGTTCACGGCGCCCGCGCTCGAGCCGCCCGCGCTCGCGGTGGAGCCGCGGCGGGGCAGGCCGGCGTCGGTCAGCGCGTGGCCGGCGGAAGGGGTGGATCCCGGACGGTCGAAGCCTACGCGGTCAGGCTCCTTCACGTCAGCGGCCTGCGTGGATTCCGGTTCCGGAGCGTACTCGGAGCGGTACGAGCTCTGGTAGTCCTGCTGCTGCGGCCAGTCGTCCTGATAGGACGGCTCTTCGAAGCCCGAGTACGTCTCCGGGGCGTGCGCGGCGGCCGCCGCGTGGTCCTCTTGGACGGACTCCGCATACGCCGGCTCGGGGTAACCGCCGGTAGCGGAGAACGTGTCGTTCCCGCCCGGGAGGTGCCCGTTCCCGTTCGCCATGCCGTTGCCCTGGCCGAAGTACGCCTCGTCGTACGACGGTTGCTGCGGCTCCTCGTACGCCGTCTGCTGGTCGTACGACCGCTGCGGGTCCGCGTACGCGGTCGCGCCGTTGTCGTAGGACGGTTCGGCCGACTGGAAGTCGTCGCCGTAGCGCGGCGCCTCGGCGGCGGGCAGCTGCGGGTTCTGGTGCGCCTGGGACTCCAGGGCAGCGCGGCGCTCCTCGCGCATCAGGGAACGGCCCACGGGGTCCAGGTCACGGAGGTCGTCCGGAACCTCGTACCGGCTGTCGTCGAAGCCCAGCTCGGCGGCGGTCCGCATCGGGGCGACGCCCGGCTGCTGGAACGAGTGCTGCTGCTCCGGGATGATCTGCGAGACCGTGAACTCGTCGGCCCCCGGCTGGTGCTGCTCGCCACCGCCACCGTGGGTGATGACGTCGGGGAGCATGACCAGCGAGGTCGTACCGGCCTGCTCGCCCGAGGGGCGGAGCTGGACCCGGATGCCGTGCCGGTCGGACAGCCGGCCGACCACGAACAGACCCATGCGCTGCGAGATCGCGGCGTCCACGGTCGGCGGGTTGGCCAGCTTGTGGTTGATGTCCGCGAAGTCCTCGGCGGTGAGGCCGATGCCCTTGTCGTGGATCTCGATCATCACGCGGCCGTCGGGGAGACGGGTCGCGGTGACGCGGACCTTGGTCTGCGGGGAGGAGAACGTGGTGGCGTTCTCCAGGAGCTCGGCGAGCAGGTGCACGAGGTCGGTCACGGCGCGGCCGTGGATCTCGGCCTCCGGGACACCGGAGAGCTCGATGC
This genomic stretch from Streptomyces deccanensis harbors:
- a CDS encoding acyl-CoA carboxylase subunit beta, whose translation is MTVLDEAPGEPTDARGRVAELHEIRAQALAGPSEKATEAQHAKGKLTSRERIELLLDPGSFNEVEQLRRHRATGFGLEAKKPYTDGVVTGWGTVEGRTVFVYAHDFRIFGGALGEAHATKIHKIMDMAIAAGAPLVSLNDGAGARIQEGVSALAGYGGIFQRNTRASGVIPQISVMLGPCAGGAAYSPALTDFVFMVRETSQMFITGPDVVKAVTGEEITQNGLGGADVHAETSGVAHFAYDDEETCIAEVRYLLSMLPQNNRENPPRVEASDAADRRSDVLLDLVPADGNRPYDMTKVIEEIVDDGDYLEVHERWARNIICALGRLDGQVVGIVANQPQSLAGVLDIEASEKAARFVQMCDAFNIPIVTLLDVPGFLPGVDQEHGGIIRHGAKLLYAYCNATVPRISLILRKAYGGAYIVMDSQSIGADLTYAWPTNEIAVMGAEGAANVIFRRQIAEAEDPEAMRVRMVKEYKAELMHPYYAAERGLVDDVIDPADTRAVLIRSLAMLHTKHADLPSRKHGNPPQ
- a CDS encoding acyl-CoA carboxylase epsilon subunit, coding for MKLPDIRVEKGHAEPEEVAAITALLLARAAAQPTETLPAHRGRLRAGWRRLEREPGFRAPHSWR
- a CDS encoding GTP-binding protein, translated to MDFASSSGGPSRSTTSAKIVVAGGFGVGKTTFVGAVSEINPLRTEAVMTSASAGIDDLTHTGDKTTTTVAMDFGRITLDQDLILYLFGTPGQDRFWFMWDDLVRGAIGAIVLVDTRRLADCFPAVDYFENSGLPFVIALNGFDGQQPYNPDEVREALQIGPDTPIITTDARHRSDAKSALITLVEHALMARLR
- a CDS encoding DUF742 domain-containing protein, giving the protein MATPPGGSSSGNWSYPGQGPGQGDQNRYNFPSAPSRQQPYAPQGPGPSPYDQPPAPRIQPVQPQRRTPEPSPAGAAHNPLVRPYAMTGGRTRPRYQLAIEALVHTTAQPHQMQGQLPEHQRICNLCREIKSVAEISALLTIPLGVARILVADLAEAGLVAIHQPGGDENAGGQPDVTLLERVLSGLRKL
- a CDS encoding roadblock/LC7 domain-containing protein, producing MSQAAQNLNWLITNFVDNTPGVSHTVVVSADGLLLAMSEGFPRDRADQLAAVASGLTSLTAGASRIFEGGSVNQTVVEMERGFLFIMSISDGSSLAVLAHPEADIGLIGYEMALLVDRAGTVLTPDLRAELQGSLLN